The following nucleotide sequence is from Chloracidobacterium validum.
AATAGGCTTACCCTAGTAGGGGCAATATACCTATCCTTTATTTGTTTTGTGCCACAGTTTATTGCAAGTGGCTTGGATGTGGCAGAGCTTCCGATAATAGGAGATTGGTTATATACTGCCATCTCTACAAACAATGTGTTATCTTGGATAGTAAAAGGTTTTGGCTACACATTTTACTTTGGCGGAACATCTCTACTGATTGCCGTTGGTGTTTCTATGGACACTGCTCAGCAGGTAGAGGCACGACTTCTTACTAAAAAATATGAATCTTCAAGTGGGGTTAGGGTAAGGGGGCGGCGAGCTTTGCAGGAGGCTAATGATGCGCAGTAGAAAACCTCTTGTAATTATCATGATAGGCCCTCCTGGCTCAGGTAAGGGAACTCAATCGAGTAAGATAGGAGCATCACTTGGTATACCGAAAATTTCAACTGGTGATATTTTGCGTGCTGTTGCCTCAGAGAAAACTTTGTTTGCTGAAAGTATAAGAAATACAATATCTTCAGGTGGTTTAGTTTCTGATGAGATATTGGCTACATTAATTAAATCAAGACTTGCTTCTTCTGATTGTGAAAATGGGTTTATTTTAGACGGTTATCCACGAAATACTGAGCAAGCAATCTATCTCGAAAGCCTGTTATCTGAGGCTAAGTATTACATAGTTGTAGTTGAAATCGATCTGCCAGAAGATGTTTTGATAAAGCGAGTGACTGGACGTTTCTCTTGCAAGCTCTGCGGCGCTATATACAATAAGTACTTTCGAGAAACAAAGAAGAAAGGCGTTTGTGACGAGTGTGGAAGCTTAGAATTTGTATATCGCTCTGATGATAGTGAAGTAGTTGTTACAGAAAGGCTGAGAGAGTATGCTCGTCAGACACTGCCAGTTATAGATTTCTACAAATCGAAAAAGATGCTACATAAGATTGATGGGAATAAAACTGCTTGTGATGTTTATACCGACCTAATGTCTATATTTTCACAACTGAATGAGTCAGCTGGTCAATGATCATAACAAAAACCTCTCAGCAGATAAAAAAAATGCATTCTGCTGGTAGGTATCTAGCAGAGTTGCTCTTAGTGCTTAAAGAAGAGACTTTGCCTGGCATCACGACTTTGCAGCTGGATAAAATTGCTGAAGAATGGTTGCACTGTAAACGTTTATATTCTCCCTTCAAAGGCTATCGTGGCTACCCGTCAAGTATATGCGTGTCTATTAATGAGCAAGTTGTTCATGGCATTCCTGCTAAGCGATTGATAAAGGAAGGTGATATTGTTAGTATAGATGCAGGCGTTGTCTTTGATGGGTATGTTGCCGATTCTGCGATTACTATTCCAGTAGGGGAGGTTTCAAAAGACATTCAGAACTTGCTTAGCGTGACAGAGTCCTCGTTGCGTCGAGGTATAGAGCAAATGGTCGAGGGAAACCGGCTTTATGACATTACATATGCGATACAATCTTATGTTGAGTCTAGTGGGTATAGTTTAGTCAAGGAATTTTGTGGCCACGGTGTGGGTCGTAAGATGCACGAAGAGCCACAGGTTCCTAACTGTGGGCACAAGCCAAATACTGGCCCACGTCTTCGTAGTGGGTGGGTGTTGGCAGTTGAGCCTATGGTTAACATGGGCTTGCCAGATGTGAAAATTGAAAGTGATGGATGGACAGTTGTTACTTGTGACGGTCTGCCTTCGGCTCACTTCGAGCATACGATTGCAATAACTCCAAATGGTCCGTTGGTGCTTACTGATTTATCCTAGTAACACATTGAGATTTATGGCTTGCTAGGGGAGGGGTTGTGCCTAAGGAAGATTCAATTGAGGCCTCAGCTTTCGTTTTAGAGGCTCTTCCAAATGCTACTTTTCGTGTTGAGCTTGAGAATAAACACGTAGTTCTTGCTCGAATTTCAGGCAAAATGCGGAAAAACTTTATTAAGATATTGCCTGGTGATAAAGTTTTAGTTGAGCTTTCGCCTTATGACTTGACAAGAGGGAGAATTGTTTACCGTTATAAGTAAGTTTAGCGATATACTAGCTGAAAGGTTTAACTATCATGAAGGTTAGAGCATCTGTTAAGAAAATATGCAAATCTTGTAAGATTATTACGAGATTTGGTGTCGTCAGAGTCATATGTATTAACCCTAAACACAAACAAAGACAAGGTTGATAAACTTACACGTAATTATTTTGGAGTAGTTTTATGGCACGCGTTGCTGGTGTAGATCTTCCAGAAGACAAAAGAGTTGAGATTGCCCTAACCTATATATATGGCATAGGTAGGTCTTTGTCATCTAAAATACTTGAAAAGGCCAATGTCGATCCAGGTATAAAAATGCATAACCTGTCTGAGGATGAACTAGGCCGTATAAGAGCTGTTATTGACACCTCTATTGTTGTGGAGGGTGATCTAAGAAAACAAATCCAGTTGGATATAAAGCGGCTAATGGAGATTCAGTCTTATCGGGGTTTGAGACACAGAAGAAGTCTTCCCGTACGTGGGCAAAGAACGCATACAAATGCAAGAACGCGTAAAGGTCCTCGAAGAGCAACAATTGCTAAGAAGAAGGCTCCTGGGAAGAAGTAATCTAAATTAAACCCGAAACAAGGTTCACTACTATGGCGAAAAAGAATAGTCAGTCTAAACCTTCTTTGAAGAAAAAGACGTTCAAGAAAAAAGAAAAGAAGAATATCCCACAAGGAATAGTCCACATTCAAGCTTCTTTCAATAATACTCTAGTAAGCATAACGGATCTGAATGGTAATCTATTAGCTGCTAGTAGCTCTGGTGCGCTTGGCTTCAAGGGATCAAGGAAAGGTACTCCGTTTGCAGCACAGCAGGCAGCTGCTAAAGCAACGGCAGTTGCAAAAGAATCAGGTTTGCAATCTTGCGAGGTTCGTATCAGTGGACCTGGTTCTGGTCGAGAGTCTGCGATAAGAGCTATTCAAGCTAATGGCGTGGAGGTTCGTCTCATTCGTGATGTTACTCCTATCCCACACAATGGTTGTCGTCCGCGCAAGAAGCGAAGGGTTTAACTCTCCGACTTAGGGTACTTTGAGTATTGAAATAAGATAGGAAGGTGTACTTTGGCAAGATATCGTGATGCTGTTTGTCGTCTTTGTCGTCGTGAGGGGGCTAAGCTCTTTTTGAAAGGGAATAGATGCTATAAACCCTCTTGTCCAATAGAAAAGAGAGGGACATATCCACCTGGTCAGCATGGTAAAGACTCTAAGCGAGGAAAGCTGACGGGATATGGTGAACAATTACGAGAAAAGCAAAAAGTGAAGCGTATATATGGGATGCTGGAAGGTCAGTTCAGGAGTTATTTTGAGAAGGCATCTCGTCAGCGTGGTATTGTTGGAGAGAATCTACTAGTTTTACTTGAAAAACGACTCGACAATGTTGTTTACAGGATTGGTTTTGCAACCTCTAGAGCACAGGCCCGCCAGTTAGTAAATCATGGACATGTGAGAGTGAATGGCAAAAAAGTAGATATCCCCTCTTTTCAGGTAAAAGTTGGAGATATTATATCAATAAAGGATGAAAGTGCGAAAAACCCTCACATACTGCATGCATTTGAAACGGCTGTCGGGCGAGGCCGTCCAAATTGGATAGAAGTTGAGAATAAGACAATACTATCTGGCCGCGTAGTTTCATTGCCAAGACGAGAGGATATTACTCAATCCATCAGTGAGCAGATGATTATTGAGTTGTACTCTAAGTAGACTTTGAAGGTAACTTACTGCCTAAGCGATGGGAGCGATTTATGTGGGCATCTTTTCAGCGTCCTAAAAAGCTAGACTGTGATTTGGAAACACTCACTGACACTTATGGCTGCTTTCAAGCTCAACCCTTTGAGAGAGGTTTTGGGACTACTGTTGGTAATAGTATTCGCCGGGCTCTATACTCTTCAATGGAAGGGGCCGCAATAACAGCCGTGAAAATCGAGGGCGCGCTGCATGAATTTTCTTCAATCCCTGGTATTGTCGAGGACGCAACGGATATTATCCTGAATTTGAAAAGAATTCCCTTTAAGATGTTACACAATCAGTCAGTTTCTACATTGCGACTCAGAGCTACTGAACCAGGTGGAATTTATTCACGCGATATTGAAACTGAAGGTGATGTAGAAATTCTAGACAAAAACCTCTACATTGCAACTGTCAGTGAGGGAGGATCTCTATCTGTCGAAATGCGTCTAAAAATGGGACGGGGATACGTTTCTGCCGACAGAAACTTCGATGAAGATTTAGCGATTGGATATATACCGATCGACTCGGTTCACTCGCCTATAAAACGTGTCCGTTGTAATGTTGAGTCAGCTCGTCTTGGTCAGGATACAGATTACGAAAAGCTCATACTAGAAGTCTGGACCAATGGGAGTATAAAACCTACTGACTCAATTGGCTTAGCCGCTAAGTTAGTCAAAGACCATATGTCAATATTCATAAATTTTGAAGAAACAGAGGTAGGTGTAGAGCCAGTTGAAGTTCAGCATCCAAAACGAGTTAATAACGAAAATTTAGACCGTTCAGTTGAAGAGCTCGAATTAAGTGTCAGATCCTACAACTGTTTGAAGAATGCAGATATAAGAACAATTAGAGAACTCGTCCAGAAAAACGAGCAAGAGATGCTTAAGACTAAAAATTTCGGACGTAAGTCGCTCAATGAAATAAAAGAGATACTAGCTGCTATGGGTCTTGGATTAGGTGCAATTTTTGACGAGAATGGTAATATAGTTGGTTACAGGAATGACTAGCCAAAACTGATTTCAGTTTGCGAGAGGTAGCTTGGAAACGATGAGACATCTAAATGCACATAGGAAATTAGGGAGGACTTCGGCACATAGGAAGTCTTTATTGAGAAATCTTGCAACATCCTTAGTATTAAATGAAAAGTTAGTCACGACTCTGCAAAAAGCAAAGGAGCTTCGCCCATTCGTAGAACGAGCTGTGACATTAGGTAAGCGTGGCGACTTACATGCTCGACGACTAGCAGCCGGTTATTTCCATGCTGGAAATCAGAAATGGAACTCAAACCCAAAGCGCCTGCAAACAGGGACGCAGAGGACGGCTGGTGTGGCTGCTCTATCGAAGCTCTTTGATGTTCTCTCTGCGCGTTTTTCAGACAGAAAGGGTGGTTATACTCGAATATTAAAACTTGGAACGCGTCGAGGTGACGGTGCCGAGCTGGCAATAATTGAATTTGTCGGACCAGAGGACAATTGATATCTAACTCTGACAAATCGGATGAAAATGCTCTAGCTTCGATACTTGATGCTATATCATTGTGTCGAAGCTAAAACTTTTTAGTACGGAGAGAAGATATGAACTTAAAAGAAATAAAAGAGCTCATAGAATTTGTAAGTGAAAAACAAATAGCTGAATTAGAAATTGATAAAGCTGGACTAAAACTTCGGATTAGAACAACTCAATCTGTCGAAACTACCAGTTCTCATCTGCCTACTCTATCGCCAACGAGTATCTCGCTGCCTTCTGGGGGCACTCATATTGAAACCCAGGCTCCAGAAAAGCAAGAAGAGGACTTATATATAGTTCGCTCTCCTATTGTTGGCACTTTTTACAGGGCACCGGGTCCAGATGCGAAACCCTTTGTTGAGGTGGGTACACAAGTGTCGTCCGGTACTGTGCTGTGTATTATTGAGGCAATGAAATTGATGAATGAGGTTGAGTCTGATGTGTCAGGTGAGATTGTTAAGATACATCAAGAAAATGGTAAGCCTGTTGAATTTGGTCAACCCTTGTTCTCTGTGAAAAGGAATTAGCTGTGCCTTTATTCAAGAAAGTCCTTATTGCAAATCGAGGTGAAATAGCCTGTCGCATCATCTGGGCGTGTCGTGAGCTAGGATTGAAAACTGTTGCTGTTTATTCCCAGGCAGATGCTGACTCCTTACATGTTCGTTTTGCTGACGAGGCAGTTTGCATTGGTCCTGCATCATCAAAGCAGAGTTATCTCAACATACCATCTGTGATCAGTGCCGCTGAGGTTACAAATGCTGATGCTATTCACCCAGGATACGGCTTTTTATCTGAGAATGCTCGTTTTGCAGAGGTTTGTGAGGCTTGTAATATAACGTTTATAGGCCCATCACCTAGTGCAATTAGGATGATGGGGGACAAAGCTACAGCTAAGGCCACGATGAAGGCATCTGGAGTTCCCGTTGTGCCTGGGAGTGATGGCGTGATTGATTCATTCGAGGTTGCAGCGTCGGTTGCTTCCGAAATTGGTTTTCCAGTAATGATCAAGGCTACAGCTGGTGGTGGTGGACGAGGAATGCGAGTTGTGCATTCTATAAATGACCTCCAATCTAACTTTGATTCTGCTCAATCCGAAGCTGCTGCTGCTTTTGGTAATCCAAGTGTTTA
It contains:
- the rpsM gene encoding 30S ribosomal protein S13, producing the protein MARVAGVDLPEDKRVEIALTYIYGIGRSLSSKILEKANVDPGIKMHNLSEDELGRIRAVIDTSIVVEGDLRKQIQLDIKRLMEIQSYRGLRHRRSLPVRGQRTHTNARTRKGPRRATIAKKKAPGKK
- a CDS encoding adenylate kinase family protein, yielding MMRSRKPLVIIMIGPPGSGKGTQSSKIGASLGIPKISTGDILRAVASEKTLFAESIRNTISSGGLVSDEILATLIKSRLASSDCENGFILDGYPRNTEQAIYLESLLSEAKYYIVVVEIDLPEDVLIKRVTGRFSCKLCGAIYNKYFRETKKKGVCDECGSLEFVYRSDDSEVVVTERLREYARQTLPVIDFYKSKKMLHKIDGNKTACDVYTDLMSIFSQLNESAGQ
- the rpmJ gene encoding 50S ribosomal protein L36, giving the protein MKVRASVKKICKSCKIITRFGVVRVICINPKHKQRQG
- the rplQ gene encoding 50S ribosomal protein L17 is translated as MRHLNAHRKLGRTSAHRKSLLRNLATSLVLNEKLVTTLQKAKELRPFVERAVTLGKRGDLHARRLAAGYFHAGNQKWNSNPKRLQTGTQRTAGVAALSKLFDVLSARFSDRKGGYTRILKLGTRRGDGAELAIIEFVGPEDN
- the map gene encoding type I methionyl aminopeptidase, which translates into the protein MIITKTSQQIKKMHSAGRYLAELLLVLKEETLPGITTLQLDKIAEEWLHCKRLYSPFKGYRGYPSSICVSINEQVVHGIPAKRLIKEGDIVSIDAGVVFDGYVADSAITIPVGEVSKDIQNLLSVTESSLRRGIEQMVEGNRLYDITYAIQSYVESSGYSLVKEFCGHGVGRKMHEEPQVPNCGHKPNTGPRLRSGWVLAVEPMVNMGLPDVKIESDGWTVVTCDGLPSAHFEHTIAITPNGPLVLTDLS
- the rpsD gene encoding 30S ribosomal protein S4: MARYRDAVCRLCRREGAKLFLKGNRCYKPSCPIEKRGTYPPGQHGKDSKRGKLTGYGEQLREKQKVKRIYGMLEGQFRSYFEKASRQRGIVGENLLVLLEKRLDNVVYRIGFATSRAQARQLVNHGHVRVNGKKVDIPSFQVKVGDIISIKDESAKNPHILHAFETAVGRGRPNWIEVENKTILSGRVVSLPRREDITQSISEQMIIELYSK
- the accB gene encoding acetyl-CoA carboxylase biotin carboxyl carrier protein, translating into MNLKEIKELIEFVSEKQIAELEIDKAGLKLRIRTTQSVETTSSHLPTLSPTSISLPSGGTHIETQAPEKQEEDLYIVRSPIVGTFYRAPGPDAKPFVEVGTQVSSGTVLCIIEAMKLMNEVESDVSGEIVKIHQENGKPVEFGQPLFSVKRN
- a CDS encoding DNA-directed RNA polymerase subunit alpha, encoding MWASFQRPKKLDCDLETLTDTYGCFQAQPFERGFGTTVGNSIRRALYSSMEGAAITAVKIEGALHEFSSIPGIVEDATDIILNLKRIPFKMLHNQSVSTLRLRATEPGGIYSRDIETEGDVEILDKNLYIATVSEGGSLSVEMRLKMGRGYVSADRNFDEDLAIGYIPIDSVHSPIKRVRCNVESARLGQDTDYEKLILEVWTNGSIKPTDSIGLAAKLVKDHMSIFINFEETEVGVEPVEVQHPKRVNNENLDRSVEELELSVRSYNCLKNADIRTIRELVQKNEQEMLKTKNFGRKSLNEIKEILAAMGLGLGAIFDENGNIVGYRND
- the infA gene encoding translation initiation factor IF-1; this encodes MPKEDSIEASAFVLEALPNATFRVELENKHVVLARISGKMRKNFIKILPGDKVLVELSPYDLTRGRIVYRYK
- the rpsK gene encoding 30S ribosomal protein S11 — translated: MAKKNSQSKPSLKKKTFKKKEKKNIPQGIVHIQASFNNTLVSITDLNGNLLAASSSGALGFKGSRKGTPFAAQQAAAKATAVAKESGLQSCEVRISGPGSGRESAIRAIQANGVEVRLIRDVTPIPHNGCRPRKKRRV